Below is a genomic region from Enterobacter hormaechei subsp. xiangfangensis.
GTAAGGATGCCACATGAAACTACGTGATTCGCTGGCAGAGAATAACTCCATCCTTTTACAGGCCGAAGCAAGCACCTGGCAGGAAGCGGTGAAGCTGAGCGTGGATCTGCTGGTTAAGGCTGACGTTGTCGAGCCGCGTTACTACCAGGCGATTCTGGATGGCGTGGCGCAGCATGGCCCTTACTTTGTGATTGCGCCAGGCCTGGCGATGCCGCATGGCCGCCCGGAAGAGGGCGTCAAGAAAACCGGCTTCGCGCTGGTGACGCTGAAAACCCCGCTGGTGTTCAACCACGAAGATAACGACCCGGTCGACATCCTTATCACTATGGCGGCTGTCGATGCCAATACCCACCAGGAGGTGGGCATCATGCAGATCGTCAATCTGTTTGATGATGAAGCTAATTTTGACCGTTTACGCGCCTGCCGTACCGCGCAGGACGTGCTGGATTTAATTGATAACGCCACTGCGGCGGCCGTTTAAGAGGAATTTAAAATGTCATTACCAATGTTGCAGGTCGCGCTGGATAACCAGACTCTGTCTCACGCTTACGAAACCACCCGTCTGATTGCGGAAGAAGTGGACATCATCGAAGTCGGCACCATTCTGTGCGTGGGCGAAGGCGTTCGTGCGGTTCGTGACCTGAAGGCGCTCTATCCGCATAAAATCGTGCTGGCGGATGCCAAAATCGCCGATGCGGGCAAAATTCTCTCTCGCATGTGCTTTGAAGCCAACGCCGACTGGGTCACCGTGATCTGCTGTGCGGATATCAACACTGCGAAAGGCGCGCTGGACGTGGCGAAGGAGTTCAATGGCGACGTGCAGATTGAACTGACCGGTTTCTGGACCTGGGAGCAGGCGCAGGAGTGGCGCGAAGCAGGTATCCAGCAGGTGGTTTATCACCGCAGCCGTGATGCGCAGGCCGCAGGCGTGGCGTGGGGTGAAGCCGATATCAGCGCGATCAAACGTCTGGCCGATATGGGCTTCAAAGTGACCGTAACCGGTGGCCTGGCGCTGGAAGATCTGCCGCTGTTCAAGGGGATTCCAATTCACGTCTTTATTGCCGGTCGTAGCATTCGCGATGCGGAATCTCCGGTGGAAGCTGCGCGTCAGTTTAAACGCTCAATCGCTCAGCTTTGGGGTTAAGGAGCGGGTATGTTGTCAAAACAGGTCCCGCTTGGCATCTATGAAAAGGCACTCCCTGCGGGGGAGTGCTGGCTGGAGCGGTTACAGCTGGCGAAGCAGCTGGGCTTCGATTTTGTCGAAATGTCGGTGGATGAGACGGACGAGCGTCTTTCTCGCCTCGACTGGAGCCGCGACCAGCGCCTGGCACTGGTAAGCGCCATCGCGGAAACGGGCGTGCGCGTGCCGTCCATGTGCCTGAGCGCTCATCGTCGTTTTCCGCTCGGCAGCGAAGATGATGCCGTGCGCGCGCAGGGGCTGGAGATCATGCGTAAAGCCATCCGCTTTGCGCAGGACGTGGGTATCCGCGTGATCCAGCTGGCGGGTTATGACGTTTACTATCAGGAAGCTAACGATGAAACGCGCCGTCGTTTCCGTGATGGTCTGAAAGAGAGCGTTGAGATGGCCAGCCGTGCGCAGGTGACGCTGGCGATGGAGATCATGGATTATCCGTTGATGAACTCCATCAGCAAGGCGCTGGGCTACGCGCACTATCTGAATAACCCGTGGTTCCAGCTTTATCCGGATATCGGCAACCTGTCGGCATGGGATAACGACGTACAGATGGAGCTTCAGGCGGGCATCGGGCATATCGTGGCGGTGCACGTTAAAGATACCCGTCCCGGCGTGTTTAAAAACGTACCGTTCGGCACCGGGGTGGTGGATTTCGAGCGGTGCTTCCAGACGCTCAAACAGACAGGTTATTGCGGGCCTTACCTGATTGAGATGTGGAGCGAAACCGCGGACGATCCGGCGGCAGAAGTGGCGAAAGCCCGGGACTGGGTGTGCGAGCGCATGGCGCGGGCAGGACTGATGGAGGCGGAACATGCTTAAGCTGAAACAGCAGGTCTTTGAAGCCAATATGGATCTCCCGCGCTATGGACTGGTGACGTTTACCTGGGGCAACGTAAGCGCCATCGATCGCGAGCAGGGGCTGGTGGTGATTAAGCCGAGCGGCGTGGCCTATGACGCCATGAAAGCGGACGATATGGTGGTGGTTGACCTGGAAGGTCAGGTCGTTGAAGGCAAATGGCGTCCCTCTTCTGATACGGCAACCCATCTGGCGCTGTACCAGCGTTACCCGTCCTTGGGGGGGATTGTACATACCCATTCCACGCACGCCACCGCCTGGGCACAGGCCGGGCTGGCGATCCCTACTTTGGGTACAACGCACGCGGACTACTTCTTCGGTGATATTCCCTGCACGCGGGCGTTAACGCAGACTGAGGTCGAAGGCGAGTACGAACTTAACACCGGCAGGGTCATTATCGAAACGCTGGGTGAGACGGAACCACTGCATACGCCGGGTATTGTGGTGTACCAGCATGGTCCATTCTCCTGGGGTAAAGATGCGCATGACGCCGTGCATAACGCGGTGGTGATGGAAGAGGTGGCCAGAATGGCGTGGATTGCGCGCGGCATTAACCCACAGCTTCAGGGCATTGATGATTATCTGATGAACAAGCATTTCATGCGTAAGCACGGCCCGAATGCTTATTACGGGCAGAAGTGAATAAGTGCTCTGGAATACCGAAACAGTTGTAACCGGTGGTATTCCGGAGCCATTCATAAAAAAGCCCCCGGGCAGGGGGCAAATTATATATGGCTTTGATTTTCTTTGGCTTTCCTGGTGCTAGCGATAAAGCGTTACTGGTAAATATCTGCACTGGCGTGCATATTACCGTTGCTGCCGGGCTCACGTGTCAGCATGACGTGATAGTATTTTGCGCCATGCGCATCGGTTTCTTCATTAAGCGCCTGATCTGCTTCACTTTCAGTGGCGAAGTTATGATTGATGTAAATAACGCCTAAGCTCTGCACATCATCCATGTTTCTGGCCTGTTGGCTGTCTATTCTGATGGCTGCCATCGCGTTTGCACTGAGCAAAAGCGCAGCCAAAATGGCGATTGCGATTCTTTTCATGATATGCGCTCCACGACTGCGTGCTGTGATACGGGGGAATGCTCTCCTTCTCTGTTCAGGGTTTCTGATTAAAGTGTAATCGCTACCCGGGTTGGGATGGGTGACCATTTCTGATGATGTTGTTCAAAAAAACAGCGCTTCTGATGAGTGCGATTTTAAATCACCCACTTAGAACAGCTTTACCCTTTGTGCGAATTATTTGTGCAATCAGCTTGAGTTTCCTGGGGGGCGCAAGTATTATGACGCGTCAATTTTTCAGCCGACCTTTAACACGTTCCTTGCCTCCCCGGGCCTCGGCTGACCCAGACAGGAGGCTGAATAATCCGTAAGGAGCAATTCGATGCGTCATTACGAAATCGTTTTTATGGTCCACCCTGACCAGAGCGAACAGGTTCCGGGCATGATCGAGCGTTACTCTGCTGCCATCACTGGTGCAGAAGGCACGATCCACCGTCTGGAAGACTGGGGCCGCCGTCAGCTGGCTTACCCGATCAACAAACTGCACAAAGCACACTACGTTCTGATGAACGTTGAAGCTCCGCAGGAAGTGATCGATGAGCTGGAAACTACCTTCCGCTTCAACGATGCCGTTATCCGCAGCATGGTTATGCGTACCAAACACGCAGTGACCGAAGCATCTCCGATGGTTAAAGCGAAAGACGAGCGCCGTGAGCGTCGCGATGATTTCGCAAACGAAACCGCAGATGATTCTGATGCTGGGGATTCTGAAGAGTAATTTCTGATGACCAACCGTCTGGTGTTGTCCGGCACCGTGTGCAGGACCCCCCTTCGAAAGGTCAGCCCATCAGGAATTCCGCATTGCCAGTTCGTGCTTGAGCATCGTTCTGTGCAAGAGGAAGCCGGGTTTCACCGGCAGGCGTGGTGCCAAATGCCCGTAATTATTAGCGGACACGAAAACCAGGCCATTACTCACAGTTTAACGGTCGGTAGCGCAGTAATCGTTCAGGGGTTCATTTCTTGCCACAAGGCAAAGAACGGCCTGAGCAAAATGGTTCTGCATGCCGAGCAGATTGATTTGATAGATTCTGGAGACTAGCCATATGGCACGTTATTTCCGTCGTCGCAAGTTCTGCCGTTTCACCGCGGAAGGCGTTCAAGAGATCGACTATAAAGATATCGCAACGCTGAAAAACTACATCACCGAAAGCGGTAAGATTGTCCCAAGCCGTATCACCGGTACTCGTGCAAAATATCAGCGTCAGCTGGCTCGCGCTATCAAACGCGCTCGCTACCTGTCTCTGCTGCCGTACACTGATCGTCATCAGTAATCGGGCACGGTCCATTAATACGACTTTAAGAGGATAAGGTAATGCAAGTTATTCTGCTTGATAAAGTAGCAAACCTGGGCAGCCTGGGTGATCAGGTAAACGTTAAAGCGGGTTACGCTCGTAACTTCCTGGTTCCACAGGGTAAAGCTGTTCCAGCTACTAAGAAAAACGTAGAGTTTTTCGAAGCACGTCGTGCTGAACTGGAAGCCAAACTGGCTGACGTTCTGGCGGCTGCTAACGCTCGCGCTGAAGCAATCAACGCACTGGGCACCGTTACCATCGCGTCCAAAGCTGGCGACGAAGGTAAACTGTTCGGTTCCATCGGTACCCGCGATATCGCTGATGCAGTTACTGCGGCAGGCGTTAAAGTGGCTAAGAGCGAAGTTCGTCTGCCGAACGGCGTTCTGCGTACCACTGGTGAGCACGAAGTTGACTTCCAGGTTCACAGCGAAGTGTTCGCTAAACTGGTTGTTAACGTAGTAGCTGAGTAATTTTTTACTCTGCTCGCGTCGAAGCGCCGGCCTTGTGCCGGCGTTTTGCTTTTTAGCGTGACCCTGCGTCATCTTTTGCTCTTGTAAGGTCGCTATTCCTGACGCATTCTCTGATAATAAATTGAAACGCAATTTTATTTATGAGATTTGTCATGGATACTGCTCTGCCCACGCCCGTCTTTGCCCGTCGAAATGTGGCCTATGCCTGCGCCACGCTCTGCTGTCTGCTTTGGGGAAGCTCGTACCCGGCCATTAAAAGTGGCTACGAACTCTTTCAGATCGCGACCGATGATATCCCCTCCAAAGTCGTCTTTGCCGGATACCGTTTTCTGTTTGCCGGCGCGTTGCTGCTGCTTTTTGCCCTGGCCCAGCGAAAACCGATTGGCAGGCTCACGCCCACGCAGTTTGGCCAGCTCACGATCCTCGGACTGACCCAGACCTCCCTCCAGTACACCTTCTTTTATATCGGCCTGGCCTACACGACCGGGGTGAACGGCTCCATCATGAATGCCACCGGGACCTTCTTCAGCGTGCTGCTGGCGCACTTTATCTACCACAACGACAAACTCAGCTATAACAAAACGCTGGGGTGTGTTCTGGGCTTTGCCGGGGTGATGCTGGTGAACTTCCACAGCGGGTTAAGTGAGTTCCAGTTTGTGTGGAAAGGTGACGGATTTGTGGTGCTGGCCGCCTTTATTCTCTCTGCGGCCACGCTTTACGGGAAACGCATTTCCCAGACCGTTGACCCGACGGTGATGACGGGATGGCAGCTGGGGATAGGCGGGGCGGCACTGGTTGCGGGAGGCTATGCCACGGGCGGGACGCTGGAGGTGCACAGCATGAAAGCCGTCGCCGTGCTGGGGTATCTGACGCTGCTCTCATCCGTGGCGTTCGCCCTGTGGAGCGCGCTGCTGAAAGTAAACCGCGTGAGTATGATTGCCCCGTTCAACTTTGTCATACCTGTAGCAGGGACGGTGCTCTCCGCCATCTTCCTCGGCGAAAACATTCTGGACATCAAATACGCGATTGCGCTGGTGCTGGTCTGCTCGGGGATCTGGTGGGTGAATAAACGGCGTGCCTGAGAACAAAAGTGCCGGGTGGCGGCATCGCCTTACCCGGCCTGGGCCATTAACGTGCTCTGATGAAACTGCCGTCCGGCTGGCGGGTAAACAGTACCTGCTGCCCGTTTCCGGTATCGATCGTTAACCCGGTCACCACGCCGCTGGCATTCTGACGGATCTGCACCATCTGACCATTTTGCAGGTTGCTGAGCGGCTTGCCTGCCCCCTCGACTTGCGCCATGGCATACACATCCGTTGCTGGCAAATTGTGGTCGCGGAACAGCTGGGCAAGAGTTTTCCCAGGCTCTACGCGATACGAACGCCACTGCTGCTCAATGCCGGTGGGCTGTTGCGCCTGTGGCTCTGAAGGGGTGGCGGCCTGCTCCTGATCTTCCTGAACCGGTTCAGGTTCAACCGGCGCAACCTGGCCCGGATCGTTAGACGGTGTGACCAGCTGCGTCTGCATCGGCTGTGAACCAGGCTGCGGCTGGCTTTGCGACTGGATATCCAGCTCAGCATTCCGGCTGACCGGCGCG
It encodes:
- the ulaD gene encoding 3-keto-L-gulonate-6-phosphate decarboxylase UlaD; translated protein: MSLPMLQVALDNQTLSHAYETTRLIAEEVDIIEVGTILCVGEGVRAVRDLKALYPHKIVLADAKIADAGKILSRMCFEANADWVTVICCADINTAKGALDVAKEFNGDVQIELTGFWTWEQAQEWREAGIQQVVYHRSRDAQAAGVAWGEADISAIKRLADMGFKVTVTGGLALEDLPLFKGIPIHVFIAGRSIRDAESPVEAARQFKRSIAQLWG
- a CDS encoding OapA family protein, translated to MPGRFELKPTLAKIWHAPDNFRIMDPLPPLHRRGIIIGALLIVIGFLLPSGSDNVDTAPVSRNAELDIQSQSQPQPGSQPMQTQLVTPSNDPGQVAPVEPEPVQEDQEQAATPSEPQAQQPTGIEQQWRSYRVEPGKTLAQLFRDHNLPATDVYAMAQVEGAGKPLSNLQNGQMVQIRQNASGVVTGLTIDTGNGQQVLFTRQPDGSFIRAR
- a CDS encoding DMT family transporter — its product is MDTALPTPVFARRNVAYACATLCCLLWGSSYPAIKSGYELFQIATDDIPSKVVFAGYRFLFAGALLLLFALAQRKPIGRLTPTQFGQLTILGLTQTSLQYTFFYIGLAYTTGVNGSIMNATGTFFSVLLAHFIYHNDKLSYNKTLGCVLGFAGVMLVNFHSGLSEFQFVWKGDGFVVLAAFILSAATLYGKRISQTVDPTVMTGWQLGIGGAALVAGGYATGGTLEVHSMKAVAVLGYLTLLSSVAFALWSALLKVNRVSMIAPFNFVIPVAGTVLSAIFLGENILDIKYAIALVLVCSGIWWVNKRRA
- the ulaC gene encoding PTS ascorbate transporter subunit IIA, whose amino-acid sequence is MKLRDSLAENNSILLQAEASTWQEAVKLSVDLLVKADVVEPRYYQAILDGVAQHGPYFVIAPGLAMPHGRPEEGVKKTGFALVTLKTPLVFNHEDNDPVDILITMAAVDANTHQEVGIMQIVNLFDDEANFDRLRACRTAQDVLDLIDNATAAAV
- the rplI gene encoding 50S ribosomal protein L9; the encoded protein is MQVILLDKVANLGSLGDQVNVKAGYARNFLVPQGKAVPATKKNVEFFEARRAELEAKLADVLAAANARAEAINALGTVTIASKAGDEGKLFGSIGTRDIADAVTAAGVKVAKSEVRLPNGVLRTTGEHEVDFQVHSEVFAKLVVNVVAE
- the rpsF gene encoding 30S ribosomal protein S6, with product MRHYEIVFMVHPDQSEQVPGMIERYSAAITGAEGTIHRLEDWGRRQLAYPINKLHKAHYVLMNVEAPQEVIDELETTFRFNDAVIRSMVMRTKHAVTEASPMVKAKDERRERRDDFANETADDSDAGDSEE
- the priB gene encoding primosomal replication protein N; translation: MTNRLVLSGTVCRTPLRKVSPSGIPHCQFVLEHRSVQEEAGFHRQAWCQMPVIISGHENQAITHSLTVGSAVIVQGFISCHKAKNGLSKMVLHAEQIDLIDSGD
- a CDS encoding L-ribulose-5-phosphate 4-epimerase — translated: MLKLKQQVFEANMDLPRYGLVTFTWGNVSAIDREQGLVVIKPSGVAYDAMKADDMVVVDLEGQVVEGKWRPSSDTATHLALYQRYPSLGGIVHTHSTHATAWAQAGLAIPTLGTTHADYFFGDIPCTRALTQTEVEGEYELNTGRVIIETLGETEPLHTPGIVVYQHGPFSWGKDAHDAVHNAVVMEEVARMAWIARGINPQLQGIDDYLMNKHFMRKHGPNAYYGQK
- a CDS encoding L-ribulose-5-phosphate 3-epimerase; protein product: MLSKQVPLGIYEKALPAGECWLERLQLAKQLGFDFVEMSVDETDERLSRLDWSRDQRLALVSAIAETGVRVPSMCLSAHRRFPLGSEDDAVRAQGLEIMRKAIRFAQDVGIRVIQLAGYDVYYQEANDETRRRFRDGLKESVEMASRAQVTLAMEIMDYPLMNSISKALGYAHYLNNPWFQLYPDIGNLSAWDNDVQMELQAGIGHIVAVHVKDTRPGVFKNVPFGTGVVDFERCFQTLKQTGYCGPYLIEMWSETADDPAAEVAKARDWVCERMARAGLMEAEHA
- the rpsR gene encoding 30S ribosomal protein S18; the protein is MARYFRRRKFCRFTAEGVQEIDYKDIATLKNYITESGKIVPSRITGTRAKYQRQLARAIKRARYLSLLPYTDRHQ
- the yjfY gene encoding DUF1471 family protein YjfY, yielding MKRIAIAILAALLLSANAMAAIRIDSQQARNMDDVQSLGVIYINHNFATESEADQALNEETDAHGAKYYHVMLTREPGSNGNMHASADIYQ